One segment of Urocitellus parryii isolate mUroPar1 chromosome 5, mUroPar1.hap1, whole genome shotgun sequence DNA contains the following:
- the Gdf2 gene encoding growth/differentiation factor 2, producing MYPGALWVALPTLSLLACSLQGKPLQSWARVSAQGNTRNFLEDPGGGRQEGTFDLKVFLENMKVDFLRSLNLSGVPSQDKTRLEPPQYMIDLYNRYTADKSSTPASNIVRSFSVEDVVSTTATEDLPFQKHLLLFNISIPRHEQITRAELRLYVSCQNHVDSSHGLEGNMVIYDVLDGEGASGTKTFLVSQDIQDEGWETLEVSSAVKRWVRADSTKSKNKLEVTVESHRKGCDTLDISVPPGSKNLPFFVVFSNDRSNGTKETRLELREMIGHEQESILRKTPKKNYREAGENQEDEEEEEDVDGHMATGLSLARRKRSIGASSHCQKTSLRVNFEDIGWDSWIIAPKEYDAYECKGGCFFPLADDVTPTKHAIVQTLVHLKFPTKVGKACCVPTKLSPISILYKDDMGVPTLKYHYEGMSVAECGCR from the exons ATGTACCCTGGGGCATTGTGGGTGGCCCTGCCCACACTGTCCCTGCTGGCCTGCTCCCTGCAGGGGAAGCCTTTACAGAGCTGGGCAAGGGTGTCTGCACAGGGAAACACCCGCAACTTTCTGGAAGATCCTGGAGGAGGGCGGCAGGAGGGCACTTTTGATCTGAAGGTGTTCCTGGAGAACATGAAGGTGGATTTCTTACGCAGCCTCAACCTGAGTGGGGTCCCCTCCCAGGATAAAACCAGACTGGAGCCGCCACAGTACATGATCGACCTGTACAACAGGTACACCGCCGACAAGTCTTCCACCCCAGCCTCCAACATCGTGCGGAGCTTCAGCGTGGAAG ATGTTGTCTCTACAACTGCCACAGAGGACTTGCCATTCCAGAAACACCTTCTTCTCTTCAACATCTCCATCCCCAGGCATGAGCAAATCACCAGGGCTGAGCTCCGTCTCTACGTCTCCTGTCAAAACCACGTGGACTCGTCTCATGGGCTAGAAGGAAACATGGTCATCTATGATGTGCTGGATGGAGAAGGTGCCTCAGGAACCAAGACCTTTCTGGTGTCCCAGGACATTCAGGACGAGGGCTGGGAGACCTTGGAAGTGTCCAGTGCTGTGAAGCGATGGGTCAGAGCAGATTCCACAAAGAGCAAAAATAAGCTCGAGGTAACTGTGGAAAGCCATAGGAAGGGCTGTGATACGTTGGACATCAGTGTCCCTCCAGGTTCCAAAAACCTTCCCTTCTTTGTCGTCTTCTCCAATGACCGCAGCAACGGGACCAAGGAGACCAGGCTGGAGCTTAGGGAGATGATTGGCCATGAGCAGGAGAGCATCCTTAGGAAGACACCTAAGAAAAACTACAGGGAGGCAGGTGAGAaccaggaggatgaggaggaagaggaggatgtgGACGGCCACATGGCCACGGGTTTGTCTTTAGCCAGACGGAAGAGGAGCATAGGGGCCAGCAGCCACTGTCAGAAGACCTCGCTCAGGGTGAACTTTGAAGACATTGGCTGGGACAGCTGGATCATCGCACCCAAGGAGTATGATGCCTATGAGTGTAAAGGTGGCTGCTTCTTCCCCCTGGCCGATGATGTGACACCGACAAAGCATGCCATTGTGCAAACCCTGGTGCATCTCAAGTTCCCCACAAAGGTGGGCAAGGCCTGCTGTGTGCCCACTAAACTGAGTCCCATCTCCATCCTCTACAAGGATGACATGGGGGTGCCCACCCTCAAGTACCATTACGAGGGGATGAGTGTGGCAGAATGTGGATGCAGGTAG